Proteins from a genomic interval of Euzebyales bacterium:
- a CDS encoding VOC family protein gives MPTVTLITLGVADLERSAAFYTALGWHRSTASVAGEVVFMQGDSVVLSLYGRDDLAADAGVAMPATEHAAPISLAMNVPSEADVDAALATAAAAGGQVVRSAYRTDWGGYIGYAADPDGHLWEFAHNPGFRLLDDGRVVLPKGGAA, from the coding sequence ATGCCCACGGTCACCCTGATCACGCTCGGCGTCGCCGACCTCGAGCGGTCGGCGGCCTTCTACACCGCCCTTGGCTGGCACCGGTCGACGGCGTCGGTGGCCGGCGAGGTGGTCTTCATGCAGGGCGACAGTGTCGTCCTGTCGTTGTACGGCCGCGACGACCTCGCCGCGGACGCCGGCGTGGCGATGCCGGCCACGGAGCACGCGGCGCCCATCTCACTGGCCATGAACGTGCCCTCTGAGGCGGATGTGGACGCCGCGCTGGCCACAGCCGCAGCCGCCGGCGGCCAGGTGGTCCGGTCGGCGTACCGCACCGACTGGGGTGGCTACATCGGCTACGCGGCGGACCCCGACGGGCACCTGTGGGAGTTCGCCCACAACCCAGGGTTCCGCCTGCTCGACGATGGCCGCGTCGTGCTGCCGAAGGGCGGGGCGGCCTGA
- a CDS encoding metalloregulator ArsR/SmtB family transcription factor has translation MARPQRHRIHRHTQAAGRTAGGPPTVFAVIGDPTRRRIMELLHERERTVGGLVLELNMAQPAVSKHLRTLREAGVAAVRADGRHRWYALRSAPLEELGSWLDGFGAR, from the coding sequence TTGGCCAGGCCGCAGCGGCACCGCATCCACCGTCACACGCAGGCGGCGGGGCGGACGGCCGGCGGACCACCGACCGTCTTCGCGGTGATCGGGGATCCCACCCGCCGCCGGATCATGGAGCTCCTGCACGAGCGCGAGCGCACGGTCGGCGGGCTGGTCCTCGAGCTGAACATGGCCCAGCCCGCGGTGTCCAAGCACCTGCGGACGCTGCGGGAGGCAGGTGTCGCAGCCGTCCGGGCAGACGGCCGCCACCGGTGGTATGCGCTGCGCAGCGCACCCCTCGAGGAGCTGGGGTCCTGGCTCGACGGGTTCGGCGCGCGTTGA
- a CDS encoding sensor histidine kinase produces the protein MTPSAASTTRPRAYRHDALFYDGADEFHASVSAFLADAMAAGEPTLVVASAEKIEWLRDLADADMVQLADMGDVGRNPARIIPKWRAFVDSHPSTSLRGVGEPITTARGRDDLVEAQHMEALLNVAFAAADDFWLRCPYDIGALDPAVVDGARRSHPFIVQGDNDVASDLYEGPEVATSSVLDAPLPEPLAPPVAFTLRPGRLKQFRTFVAEQAAAAGLEESRVEDLVLAANEIASNSLLYAGGGADVRIWRDHAVVCEVRDAGVITDPFIGRVVPGHEEHDPRGLWMVNQVCDIVQVRSSAQGSVVRLHVHP, from the coding sequence GTGACGCCCTCCGCGGCCTCGACGACAAGACCGCGCGCCTATCGCCACGACGCGCTCTTCTACGACGGTGCCGACGAGTTCCACGCGTCGGTGTCGGCGTTCCTCGCCGATGCCATGGCGGCGGGTGAGCCGACGCTCGTGGTCGCCTCGGCCGAGAAGATCGAATGGCTGCGCGACCTGGCCGATGCGGACATGGTCCAACTCGCGGACATGGGCGACGTGGGACGCAACCCCGCGCGGATCATCCCGAAGTGGCGTGCGTTCGTCGACTCCCATCCGTCGACGTCGCTGCGGGGCGTCGGGGAGCCGATCACCACGGCCCGCGGACGTGACGACCTGGTCGAGGCCCAGCACATGGAGGCGCTGCTCAACGTCGCGTTCGCCGCCGCCGATGACTTCTGGCTCCGGTGTCCCTACGACATCGGAGCGCTGGACCCCGCGGTCGTCGACGGGGCCCGACGCAGCCATCCGTTCATCGTCCAGGGCGACAACGATGTTGCCAGCGACCTGTATGAGGGACCGGAGGTCGCGACGAGTTCCGTGCTCGACGCGCCGCTGCCGGAGCCATTGGCTCCGCCTGTGGCCTTCACCCTGCGACCGGGTCGGCTGAAGCAGTTCCGGACGTTCGTCGCCGAGCAGGCGGCCGCCGCGGGCCTGGAAGAGTCCCGCGTCGAGGATCTCGTGCTCGCTGCCAACGAGATCGCGAGCAACAGCCTCCTGTACGCAGGCGGCGGCGCCGATGTGCGCATCTGGCGTGACCACGCCGTGGTCTGCGAGGTGCGCGACGCCGGGGTGATCACCGATCCCTTCATCGGCCGCGTGGTGCCAGGCCACGAGGAGCACGACCCGCGGGGTCTGTGGATGGTCAACCAGGTCTGTGACATCGTGCAGGTCCGCTCGTCGGCACAGGGCAGCGTCGTCCGCCTGCACGTGCATCCCTGA